One stretch of Theropithecus gelada isolate Dixy chromosome 12, Tgel_1.0, whole genome shotgun sequence DNA includes these proteins:
- the LOC112636372 gene encoding CASP8 and FADD-like apoptosis regulator gives MAEIGEDLDKSDVSSLIFLMKDYMGRGKISKEKSFLDLVVELEKLNLVAPDQLDLLEKCLKNIHRIDLKTKIQKYKQSAQGAGTGYKNVLQAAIQKSLKDPSNNFRMIAPSVHCPDL, from the exons ATGGCAGAGATCGGTGAGGATTTGGATAAATCTGATGTATCCTCATTAATTTTCCTCATGAAGGATTACATGGGCCGAGGCAAGATAAGCAAGGAGAAg AGTTTCTTGGACCTTGTGGTTGAGTTGGAGAAACTAAATCTGGTTGCCCCAGATCAACTGGATTTATTAGAAAAATGCCTAAAGAACATCCACAGAATAGACCTGAAGACAAAAATCCAGAAATACAAGCAGTCTG CTCAAGGAGCAGGGACAGGTTATAAGAATGTTCTCCAAGCAGCAATCCAAAAGAGTCTCAAGGACCCTTCAAATAACTTCAGG atGATAGCACCCTCTGTCCATTGTCCTGACTTGTAA